The proteins below come from a single Gordonia pseudamarae genomic window:
- a CDS encoding TetR/AcrR family transcriptional regulator — MSTTEPVDLRTRMVAESIRLFEAQGYEATTVDQIAEAAGVSRRTLFRQFRSKEDVIFADHEVLLTDVARRLAAVSGDPYKAVCAAAASVFEHFRSARDLAVRRYRVVAEVSALRERELITTYRYQREFEEFLRARLPGEPPERLVAFAAAVTGVHNYLLRTMLRGDPSATLDRLHTELALIRRSLTPRATADLLSGEASSGEAATGDRGARAVTVVTYPAGTSVEEVARQVAEQLRHP, encoded by the coding sequence ATGTCGACGACCGAACCTGTGGACCTGCGCACCCGTATGGTGGCCGAGTCGATCAGGCTGTTCGAGGCGCAGGGGTACGAGGCCACGACCGTCGACCAGATCGCGGAGGCGGCGGGTGTGTCGCGGCGGACCCTGTTCCGGCAATTCCGGTCGAAAGAGGACGTGATCTTCGCCGACCATGAGGTGCTGCTGACCGATGTCGCGCGGCGGCTGGCCGCGGTGTCCGGTGATCCGTACAAGGCGGTGTGCGCGGCGGCTGCGTCGGTGTTCGAGCATTTCCGTTCGGCCCGGGACCTGGCGGTGCGCCGGTACCGGGTGGTCGCCGAGGTGTCGGCGCTGCGTGAGCGGGAACTGATCACCACCTACCGCTATCAGCGTGAGTTCGAGGAGTTCCTGCGCGCGCGGCTGCCCGGCGAACCGCCCGAGCGGCTCGTCGCGTTCGCGGCGGCGGTTACCGGCGTGCACAACTATCTGCTGCGCACGATGTTGCGCGGCGACCCGTCGGCGACGCTGGACCGCCTGCACACCGAATTGGCACTGATCCGCCGTTCGCTGACACCGCGTGCCACCGCCGACCTGTTGAGTGGCGAGGCGTCGAGCGGCGAGGCGGCGACCGGGGACCGGGGCGCCAGGGCCGTCACCGTGGTGACGTATCCGGCGGGGACCTCGGTGGAGGAGGTCGCGCGGCAGGTCGCTGAGCAATTGCGGCACCCGTGA
- a CDS encoding acyl-CoA dehydrogenase family protein, protein MSAPVAPDSTDLDSTDTLTGVLRTVLDGQWHETRDSVRQNIDRVDLLPDPSHTLDQARGRILATMRDLAAQGFAAPGFAEGHGGTGDVGAAVTGIETLGYADLSLMVKSGVQWGLFGGAVENLGTARHHEKYVPGIISLDVLGCFAMTETGHGSNVASLETTATYDPATAEFVIHSPTPSARKDYIGGAAEHARVAAVFAQLITGGPDEEPEGRGVHCFVVPIRDDDGHDLPGVITSDCGHKGGLAGVDNGRILFDNVRIPAENLLNRYGDVAADGTYSSPIESTNKRFFTMLGTLIRGRVCVAATSGAAARKALTLATRYGLLRRQFDAPDEQGEVTILDYLGHQRTLLPLIAKSYAIAFAQNDITARLTEADPDGARRLEADVAGFKAYSTWHASNAVNVAREACGGAGYLAENQLSIIRGDIDVFTTFEGDNTVLYQLVGKELLGAYAEDMRGLSARGWVRFVATMARDVVAEKTAVRQVIQTFLDDSDENPEDSNLTNRGTQIRLFRNREDHLLRTCAQRLRKSSSDEDAFEVFNNAQDHLLKVGQVHTERVILESMIAAIAECEERAGDGTEGATVAREVLWKVCDLFVYSALEADLGWFLMHRHVSVERAKAIRRGVNDLCADLRPHARALVDAFGIPESLLTAPMLDHG, encoded by the coding sequence ATGTCCGCACCGGTAGCACCTGATTCGACCGACCTCGACAGCACCGACACCCTCACCGGAGTCCTGCGCACCGTCCTCGACGGGCAATGGCACGAGACCCGGGACAGTGTCCGGCAGAACATCGACCGGGTGGACCTGCTGCCCGACCCGTCCCACACCCTCGACCAGGCCCGCGGCCGGATCCTCGCCACAATGCGGGACCTGGCCGCACAGGGCTTTGCCGCGCCCGGTTTCGCGGAAGGTCACGGCGGCACCGGCGATGTGGGGGCCGCGGTCACCGGCATCGAAACCCTCGGGTACGCCGACCTGTCACTGATGGTCAAGTCGGGGGTGCAGTGGGGCCTGTTCGGCGGCGCCGTCGAGAACCTGGGCACCGCAAGGCATCACGAGAAGTACGTGCCCGGCATCATCTCCCTGGACGTACTCGGATGCTTCGCGATGACCGAGACCGGGCACGGCTCCAACGTCGCCTCGCTGGAGACCACCGCCACCTACGATCCGGCCACCGCCGAGTTCGTCATTCACTCTCCCACGCCGTCGGCGCGCAAGGACTACATCGGCGGTGCCGCCGAACACGCCCGGGTCGCAGCGGTTTTCGCGCAGCTGATCACCGGCGGACCGGATGAGGAACCCGAAGGCCGGGGGGTGCACTGCTTCGTCGTACCGATCCGCGACGACGACGGCCACGATCTACCCGGCGTCATCACGTCCGACTGCGGCCACAAGGGCGGCCTCGCCGGCGTCGACAACGGCCGCATCCTGTTCGACAACGTGCGCATCCCGGCCGAGAATCTGCTCAACCGGTACGGCGACGTCGCCGCCGACGGCACCTATTCCTCGCCGATCGAGTCGACCAACAAGCGCTTCTTCACCATGCTCGGCACCCTCATCCGCGGCCGGGTGTGCGTGGCCGCCACCTCCGGGGCCGCCGCCCGCAAGGCACTGACCCTGGCGACCCGCTACGGCCTGCTGCGCAGGCAGTTCGACGCTCCCGACGAGCAGGGCGAGGTGACGATCCTCGACTACCTCGGCCACCAGCGCACACTGTTGCCGCTGATCGCCAAGTCGTATGCGATCGCGTTCGCGCAGAACGACATCACCGCCCGGCTCACCGAGGCCGACCCCGACGGGGCGCGCAGGCTCGAAGCGGACGTCGCCGGGTTCAAGGCGTACTCCACCTGGCACGCGTCGAACGCGGTGAACGTGGCCCGCGAGGCCTGCGGTGGAGCCGGGTACCTCGCCGAGAACCAACTGTCGATCATCCGCGGCGACATCGACGTGTTCACCACCTTCGAAGGCGACAACACGGTCCTGTATCAACTCGTCGGCAAAGAACTGCTCGGCGCCTATGCCGAGGACATGCGCGGCCTGTCGGCACGCGGCTGGGTCCGGTTCGTCGCCACGATGGCCCGCGACGTGGTCGCCGAGAAGACCGCCGTCCGGCAGGTGATCCAGACCTTCCTGGACGACTCCGACGAGAATCCGGAGGACTCGAACCTCACCAACCGTGGCACCCAGATCCGGTTGTTCCGCAATCGCGAGGACCATCTGCTGCGTACCTGTGCGCAACGACTGCGGAAATCATCGTCCGACGAGGACGCCTTCGAGGTGTTCAACAACGCCCAGGACCACCTGCTCAAGGTCGGGCAGGTGCACACCGAACGCGTCATCCTGGAGTCGATGATCGCCGCGATCGCCGAGTGCGAGGAGCGGGCCGGCGACGGGACCGAGGGTGCCACCGTCGCACGCGAGGTGCTGTGGAAGGTGTGCGACCTGTTCGTCTACTCGGCGCTCGAAGCGGATCTGGGCTGGTTCCTGATGCACCGGCACGTCTCCGTCGAACGCGCCAAGGCCATCCGCCGCGGCGTCAACGACCTGTGCGCCGACCTGCGCCCGCACGCCCGCGCCCTGGTCGACGCGTTCGGCATCCCCGAATCCCTGCTCACCGCCCCCATGCTCGATCACGGCTGA
- a CDS encoding DUF3093 domain-containing protein, with the protein MDARSEGLPVNDDPETADPHDADPHDEKAREDDSRENDDTRDDGARKERAPAEPVDEGPVDEGDVLFAEQGGSWWVVAIGPVMVGAVLAMEITGPGQVHWTVMSMFALILVAFALVQVYAARRHVSVCLTETTLRQGTRTLPLSDIKKIYPPNESHEAQKWESAKALGELHGVPRRRKGIGVVLTDGALAQAWARDVEGLRRELTEAVRAVQLGLPPRGTKD; encoded by the coding sequence GTGGACGCACGAAGTGAGGGGCTGCCGGTGAACGACGATCCCGAAACCGCAGATCCTCATGACGCAGATCCCCATGACGAGAAGGCGCGGGAAGACGACAGTCGGGAAAACGACGACACGCGGGACGACGGGGCGCGGAAGGAGCGCGCGCCGGCCGAGCCGGTGGACGAGGGCCCGGTGGATGAGGGTGACGTGCTGTTCGCCGAACAGGGCGGCAGCTGGTGGGTCGTCGCGATCGGACCGGTCATGGTCGGCGCCGTCCTCGCGATGGAGATCACCGGACCCGGCCAGGTGCACTGGACGGTGATGTCGATGTTCGCGCTGATCCTGGTCGCGTTCGCGCTGGTCCAGGTGTACGCTGCCCGCCGGCATGTCAGTGTGTGCCTCACCGAGACCACACTGCGGCAGGGCACCAGGACGTTGCCGTTGAGCGACATCAAGAAGATCTACCCGCCCAACGAGAGCCATGAGGCGCAGAAGTGGGAGAGCGCCAAGGCGCTCGGCGAACTGCACGGCGTGCCCCGGCGCCGCAAGGGCATCGGTGTCGTACTCACCGACGGAGCCCTGGCCCAGGCATGGGCACGTGACGTCGAGGGCCTGCGGCGCGAACTCACCGAAGCCGTCCGGGCCGTCCAGTTGGGGCTCCCGCCGCGAGGAACGAAAGACTAG
- the hemB gene encoding porphobilinogen synthase produces MSPVIRPRRLRTSPAMRRLVAETTLAPRQLVLPMFVAYGIDEPRPISSMPGVVQHTPDSLRRAAEEAVSAGVGGLMLFGVPGTAAKDARGSGADDPDGVLNRALRVLADDLGDSTVLMADTCLDEFTDHGHCGVLDGAGRVDNDATLDRYVAMSLAQARAGAHLLGPSGMMDGQVAAIRAALDAEGFTDTGILAYAAKYASAFYGPFREAVGSSLQGDRRTYQQDPGNRLEALREVRLDLDEGADIVMVKPAMGYLDIVRDVAEISDVPVAAYQISGEYSMITAAAERGWIDRDAAILESLTSIRRAGATIILTYWASEVAGRLG; encoded by the coding sequence GTGTCACCTGTGATCCGCCCGCGCCGATTGCGTACCTCACCGGCGATGCGCCGGCTGGTCGCCGAGACCACCCTGGCGCCGCGCCAGCTGGTGCTGCCGATGTTCGTGGCCTACGGAATCGACGAACCCCGCCCCATCTCGTCGATGCCAGGGGTCGTGCAGCACACGCCCGACTCGCTGCGCCGGGCGGCCGAGGAGGCCGTGTCGGCGGGTGTCGGCGGGCTGATGCTGTTCGGGGTGCCCGGGACCGCCGCCAAGGACGCGCGCGGTTCGGGTGCCGACGACCCGGACGGCGTGCTCAACCGGGCGCTGCGCGTGCTCGCCGACGACCTCGGCGACAGCACCGTCCTGATGGCCGACACCTGCCTTGACGAGTTCACCGACCACGGCCATTGCGGTGTGCTCGACGGCGCCGGCCGCGTCGACAACGACGCCACCCTCGACCGCTACGTGGCGATGTCGCTGGCCCAGGCCCGCGCCGGGGCGCACCTGCTCGGCCCCAGCGGCATGATGGACGGCCAGGTGGCCGCCATCCGCGCGGCCCTGGACGCCGAAGGTTTCACCGACACCGGCATCCTGGCCTACGCCGCCAAGTACGCCTCCGCGTTCTACGGGCCGTTCCGGGAGGCCGTCGGATCGTCGTTGCAGGGCGACCGCCGCACCTATCAGCAGGATCCGGGCAACCGGCTCGAAGCGCTCCGCGAGGTGCGCCTGGACCTCGACGAGGGCGCCGACATCGTCATGGTGAAACCGGCCATGGGCTATCTCGACATCGTCCGCGACGTCGCGGAGATCTCCGACGTACCGGTCGCGGCCTACCAGATCAGCGGCGAGTACTCGATGATCACCGCCGCCGCCGAACGCGGCTGGATCGACCGGGACGCGGCCATCCTCGAATCGCTCACCTCGATCCGCCGGGCCGGGGCCACGATCATCCTCACCTACTGGGCATCAGAGGTCGCGGGCCGGCTCGGATAG